One Novosphingobium sp. EMRT-2 DNA segment encodes these proteins:
- a CDS encoding cell division protein FtsQ/DivIB, with protein MAQTIRRSGKGVRRAAAAKGAQRKVATAKKQTGNVIDGVMQWLPFSEETLHRIVLAVILGVAAMLVWMVASMAGVPMLAQEKLAQVASGAGFEVKRVEVRGVNRMNELKIYEKVLGQRDQSMPRLDIDGLRGDLMQLSWVKDARVSRQLPDTLVVDIVERSPHAVLRKGGKLVLIDDTGHELEPVSAARAKGMLVLEGEGAGEKVQDLGRLLDVAPALKPQVAEAEWIGNRRWNIMFKTGQVLALPEGDDQSASALLGFARMDGVNRLLGGKVASFDMRASDRMYLRVPGHADEVAADQRAAAEAKAAAKKAAQLARAKAAEKDQ; from the coding sequence ATGGCGCAGACGATCCGGCGGAGCGGCAAGGGCGTGCGGCGCGCGGCGGCGGCCAAGGGCGCGCAGCGCAAGGTGGCCACCGCCAAGAAGCAGACCGGCAACGTCATCGATGGCGTGATGCAGTGGCTGCCGTTCAGCGAGGAGACGCTGCACCGGATCGTGCTGGCGGTGATCCTCGGCGTGGCGGCGATGCTCGTGTGGATGGTCGCCAGCATGGCCGGCGTGCCGATGCTGGCGCAGGAAAAGCTGGCGCAGGTCGCTTCGGGCGCCGGGTTCGAGGTCAAGCGCGTCGAAGTGCGCGGCGTCAACCGCATGAACGAGCTGAAGATCTACGAAAAGGTGCTGGGCCAGCGCGATCAGTCGATGCCCCGGCTCGATATCGACGGGTTGCGTGGTGATCTGATGCAGCTTTCGTGGGTCAAGGACGCGCGCGTTTCGCGCCAGTTGCCCGATACGCTGGTGGTGGACATTGTCGAACGATCGCCCCACGCGGTGCTGCGCAAGGGCGGCAAGCTGGTGCTGATCGATGATACCGGGCACGAGCTCGAACCGGTTTCGGCCGCGCGCGCCAAGGGCATGCTGGTGTTGGAAGGCGAAGGCGCGGGTGAAAAGGTGCAGGATCTCGGGCGCCTGCTCGATGTCGCGCCGGCGCTGAAGCCGCAGGTCGCCGAAGCCGAATGGATCGGCAACCGCCGCTGGAACATCATGTTCAAGACTGGGCAGGTGCTGGCGCTGCCCGAAGGCGATGACCAGTCCGCAAGCGCACTGCTCGGCTTCGCGCGGATGGACGGGGTGAACCGCCTGCTCGGCGGCAAGGTGGCAAGCTTCGACATGCGTGCGTCCGATCGCATGTACCTGCGCGTGCCCGGCCATGCCGACGAAGTGGCGGCCGATCAGCGCGCCGCCGCCGAGGCCAAGGCCGCCGCGAAGAAGGCGGCGCAACTCGCCCGGGCGAAGGCGGCGGAGAAGGATCAGTAG
- a CDS encoding D-alanine--D-alanine ligase: MSLPKLHVAVLMGGWSNERPVSLMSGEGVARALEERGHTVTRIDMDRAVALRLAEAKPDIVFNALHGVPGEDGAVQGMLDLMGLPYTHSGMVTSVIAIDKELTKQALVPHGIAMPQGTMVRTPDLHRADPLPRPYVLKPVNEGSSVGVAIVTAEGNYGNPISAEAKGPWQEFDELLAEPYIRGRELTTAVIAGADGPWALGVTELRPKSGFYDFDAKYTEGMTDHICPAEIPAEITEACKDMALRAHVLLGCKGTSRSDFRWDDEQPGLSGLFLLEVNTQPGMTPLSLVPEQARHVGMSYADLVEAIVADALGLTATQGLVAAQGKG, from the coding sequence GTGTCATTGCCCAAACTCCACGTCGCGGTCCTGATGGGCGGCTGGTCGAACGAGCGGCCGGTTTCGCTGATGTCCGGCGAAGGCGTCGCCAGGGCGCTGGAAGAGCGCGGCCACACGGTCACGCGGATCGACATGGACCGCGCGGTGGCGCTGCGCCTGGCCGAAGCGAAGCCCGATATCGTGTTCAATGCGTTGCATGGGGTGCCGGGGGAAGACGGCGCGGTGCAGGGGATGCTCGATCTGATGGGCCTTCCCTATACCCATTCGGGCATGGTCACTTCGGTCATCGCGATCGACAAGGAACTGACCAAGCAGGCGCTGGTGCCGCACGGCATCGCCATGCCGCAGGGCACGATGGTCCGCACCCCCGATCTCCACCGCGCCGATCCGCTACCGCGCCCCTATGTCCTCAAGCCCGTCAACGAAGGCTCGTCGGTCGGCGTCGCCATCGTCACCGCCGAGGGGAACTATGGCAACCCGATCAGCGCGGAGGCCAAGGGGCCGTGGCAGGAGTTCGACGAACTCCTGGCCGAACCCTATATCCGCGGCCGGGAGCTGACCACGGCGGTCATCGCCGGCGCCGATGGCCCGTGGGCGCTGGGCGTCACCGAGCTGCGACCCAAGTCGGGCTTCTACGATTTCGACGCCAAGTACACCGAAGGGATGACGGACCACATCTGCCCGGCCGAGATTCCGGCCGAGATCACCGAGGCTTGCAAGGACATGGCGTTGCGCGCGCACGTGCTGCTCGGCTGCAAGGGCACCAGCCGGTCCGATTTCCGCTGGGACGATGAACAGCCTGGCCTGTCGGGCCTGTTCTTGCTGGAAGTGAACACCCAGCCGGGGATGACCCCGCTCAGCCTCGTGCCCGAACAGGCGCGGCACGTGGGCATGAGCTATGCCGATCTGGTCGAGGCGATCGTGGCCGACGCGCTGGGCCTGACCGCCACGCAGGGCCTTGTTGCCGCGCAGGGGAAGGGCTGA